The genomic stretch GGTGTTACAGACCACTATTCTTTCTTTAAAAGGAAATAGTTGTCAGAAACCTGTCAATTTACAAGTTATTTAATAAACCACCCACAGTTAGAAAGACAAAAGTGATATGGTATTGTTATTTGGTAACCCCCGTATTGTTTCGGGGGAATTCGTGACGCCAGACACCTGGACTTTAAAAAATTACCCTAAATTGTACGAAACCCAAGTAATGGAAAGTATAAAAAGTCAACGGTTTGCTCCAAGCGGTTATGAGCTTTGGGGAGAAAAAGACGTGGTAACTTCGGTCCAGAAAGGAAGTTCGGTGTGCTTTTCCCAAAATTTGCCAAAAGTACAAAAACACGAAGAAACATTTGGTATGGGGCTTAAAAACAAAGAGGGAAATActcgaaaagaaaaagataCTAGCAACAGTTCTCTGTTTAAAAAGCCAGTTGCAATACCCCAAAATAACGGAGGAGATACTTTTATAAAAGTTACTataaagaagagaaaggaGGATTCTCGTGAGTTCCACTTCCCtaaaaatacaaaattttccaaatccCCATCAATGCAACTAGAAAAACCCTTCAGCCAAATGAGTTATCAAGAATTTAGGCGTTGGCTAACAGAAGTTAAACTCCAAGAAAAACAGAGGCTTTTGGGGAGAAATTTACAGAACGGTTTGGTTACACCCAGTAGAGTATCCAGAGATAAAAATCACCGACCAGTTCGAGGCTCGCCCAATAAGGCAACATCACCAAATCAAAAAAGCATCTTAGAATGCAAGAACCGAGAATCTATTTCCAACGAGGTACAAAAATCATTCAGAGAAATGTCCTATGAAGAATTCAGCATATGGCTGAATAAGACAGCAAAGATCTATAGAAGAACCAGGGAAAAACCCGCAACACAATCAAAGGATGAAAAGAAGCAAACCGTATTCCACGAGCAAGGTAGTATTGTCGAGAGCAAGATTCAAGAAGATGTTAAGCCGGAAACAGGAGTACTTTGTCAAGAAAGGTCTATAGGcgaaaataaaagtatCAAACAACAGCCGAATACGGCTCATGATTACTTCCGTAGAAGACTGCGTTCAGAGAAAGAAGATGTAGTTAACAGTTCTTCCGTAAATGCTGAAAAGTCAACTGGCCGTCCCGAAAAAGACATCCATTTTGATGCCAAGCCCACCCCAATAAATGACCACAACAATATCGAAAAGTTCAAGgactccaaaaaaaaaggcCAAGGTATTAGTGAGCACTTTAATATAAATGAAACAGGACCGTCCAATACGCACAGGAAGGTGTCGTCGCAAAAATGGGACGGAAAACAAACCAAAAGGAACTTTGCTTGTATtaaaaaggaagaagaagaacagagaAGCAATAAGGTGACGGTAAGTGCAtcatttgaaaaatggTTGAGAGAATCTGCCTCACCAAT from Huiozyma naganishii CBS 8797 chromosome 6, complete genome encodes the following:
- the KNAG0F03420 gene encoding uncharacterized protein → MVLLFGNPRIVSGEFVTPDTWTLKNYPKLYETQVMESIKSQRFAPSGYELWGEKDVVTSVQKGSSVCFSQNLPKVQKHEETFGMGLKNKEGNTRKEKDTSNSSLFKKPVAIPQNNGGDTFIKVTIKKRKEDSREFHFPKNTKFSKSPSMQLEKPFSQMSYQEFRRWLTEVKLQEKQRLLGRNLQNGLVTPSRVSRDKNHRPVRGSPNKATSPNQKSILECKNRESISNEVQKSFREMSYEEFSIWLNKTAKIYRRTREKPATQSKDEKKQTVFHEQGSIVESKIQEDVKPETGVLCQERSIGENKSIKQQPNTAHDYFRRRLRSEKEDVVNSSSVNAEKSTGRPEKDIHFDAKPTPINDHNNIEKFKDSKKKGQGISEHFNINETGPSNTHRKVSSQKWDGKQTKRNFACIKKEEEEQRSNKVTVSASFEKWLRESASPIEEHTASSKKVLFANEDDVKLFDRNGVITKEFSNWTNPPIEEPSVKSILKSCSKYGPQPVIKSVCYKPNFTPTDEDIDGSLISTPTPSPSPSPEPELTELKQVVTAPPLYPRNSPFNYEADGTDFEKFGSYQVRDSVIQPFDEVLEPSWGSLIELPLSESRFKVRYQLVCVTNEKIRYEFPKVVRQVEILDEAATALLLNHLKNTSILSEAELTMLKTLGREAYRGVRKMNRLVKAYKSQVKIMSTLLKKVYNAPRSGFWKDRLRSLTKRATNAIEETFFIQADLEEAMQMVEGICASRTELLERAHRR